From Oncorhynchus clarkii lewisi isolate Uvic-CL-2024 chromosome 26, UVic_Ocla_1.0, whole genome shotgun sequence, the proteins below share one genomic window:
- the LOC139384604 gene encoding mucin-21-like, translated as MSDTLSEGLESLTCVMSDTLSGGLESLTRVMSDTLSEGLESLTRVMSDTLSGGLESLTCVMSDTLSEGLESLTCVMSDTLSGGLESLTRVMSDMLSGGLESLTCVMSDTLSGGLESLTCVMSDTLSGGLESLTCVMSDTLSGGLESLTCVMSDTLSEGLESLTCVMSDTLSEGLESLTRVMSDTLSEGLESLTRVMSDTLSGGLESLTCVMSDTLSEGLESLTRVMSDTLSGGLESLTCVMSDTLSEGLESLTRVMSDTLSGGLESLTCVMSDTLSGGLESLTCVMSVTLSGSLESLTRVMSDTLSRGLESLTCVMSVTLSGGLESLTSVMSDTLSGGLESLTCVMSDTLSEGLESLTCVMSDTLSGGLVCWRL; from the coding sequence ATGAGTGACACGCTCAGTGAAGGCCTGGAGAGTCTGACCTGTGTGATGAGTGACACGCTCAGTGGAGGCCTGGAGAGTCTGACCCGTGTGATGAGTGACACGCTCAGTGAAGGCCTGGAGAGTCTGACCCGTGTGATGAGTGACACGCTCAGTGGAGGCCTGGAGAGTCTGACCTGTGTGATGAGTGACACGCTCAGTGAAGGCCTGGAGAGTCTGACCTGTGTGATGAGTGACACGCTCAGTGGAGGCCTGGAGAGTCTGACCCGTGTGATGAGTGACATGCTCAGTGGAGGCCTGGAGAGTCTGACCTGTGTGATGAGTGACACGCTCAGTGGAGGCCTGGAGAGTCTGACCTGTGTGATGAGTGACACGCTCAGTGGAGGCCTGGAGAGTCTGACCTGTGTGATGAGTGACACGCTCAGTGGAGGCCTGGAGAGTCTGACCTGTGTGATGAGTGACACGCTCAGTGAAGGCCTGGAGAGTCTGACCTGTGTGATGAGTGACACGCTCAGTGAAGGCCTGGAGAGTCTGACCCGTGTGATGAGTGACACGCTCAGTGAAGGCCTGGAGAGTCTGACCCGTGTGATGAGTGACACGCTCAGTGGAGGCCTGGAGAGTCTGACCTGTGTGATGAGTGACACGCTCAGTGAAGGCCTGGAGAGTCTGACCCGTGTGATGAGTGACACGCTCAGTGGAGGCCTGGAGAGTCTGACCTGTGTGATGAGTGACACGCTCAGTGAAGGCCTGGAGAGTCTGACCCGTGTGATGAGTGACACGCTCAGTGGAGGCCTGGAGAGTCTGACCTGTGTGATGAGTGACACGCTCAGTGGAGGCCTGGAGAGTCTGACCTGTGTGATGAGTGTCACGCTCAGTGGAAGCCTGGAGAGTCTGACCCGTGTGATGAGTGACACGCTCAGTCGAGGCCTGGAGAGTCTGACCTGTGTGATGAGTGTCACGCTCAGTGGAGGCCTGGAGAGTCTGACCAGTGTGATGAGTGACACACTCAGTGGAGGCCTGGAGAGTCTGACCTGTGTGATGAGTGACACGCTCAGTGAAGGCCTGGAGAGTCTGACCTGTGTGATGAGTGACACGCTCAGTGGAGGCCTGGTGTGTTGGAGGCTGTGA